The Apium graveolens cultivar Ventura chromosome 11, ASM990537v1, whole genome shotgun sequence genome has a window encoding:
- the LOC141696128 gene encoding uncharacterized protein LOC141696128, whose amino-acid sequence MVEPIGGWSLLVDGASDGDVEGAGIELISPEAHKIKCATHLAFHATNNDTEYEALINGFKLALEMKVENSNVFSDSMIVVYQINRGYQAKGPRTELYLKCVQRVIERFNEVRLELILRGQNKGANELAKLGWCREATLLGVLPLDTQRQPSVPEHEVGSLSDGLGPMWMTSILAYIKGGSLPDEKNEARRIKYKAAPLRDI is encoded by the coding sequence ATGGTGGAGCCTATTGGTGGATGGAGCCTATTGGTGGATGGAGCCTCTGATGGGGATGTGGAAGGAGCTGGAATTGAGCTAATCAGCCCAGAGGCGCACAAGATCAAATGTGCGACCCATCTGGCCTTTCATGCAACCAACAATGATACTGAGTATGAGGCCCTGATCAACGGTTTCAAGCTAGCTCTGGAAATGAAGGTGGAGAATTCAAATGTGTTTAGTGACTCCATGATTGTGGTCTATCAGATAAACAGGGGGTACCAAGCTAAGGGGCCAAGAACAGAGCTTTACCTGAAGTGTGTACAGAGGGTAATTGAGAGATTCAACGAAGTGAGGCTGGAACTAATCCTGCGCGGGCAGAATAAAGGCGCGAATGAGCTGGCTAAACTCGGCTGGTGCCGCGAGGCCACTCTGTTAGGGGTCTTGCCCCTTGATACACAGAGGCAGCCTAGTGTGCCCGAGCATGAGGTGGGCAGCCTTAGTGATGGCCTCGGCCCCATGTGGATGACATCTATCTTAGCCTACATAAAAGGAGGATCCCTCCCGGATGAAAAGAATGAGGCGAGAAGAATAAAATACAAGGCAGCCCCGTTACGTGATATATGA
- the LOC141696129 gene encoding uncharacterized protein LOC141696129, producing the protein MEAVNKIIKHALKANLKEKKGTWPEVLRQVLWSYNMTPRTTTRETPFSLVYGCEAMVPIEVGAGSFWRDNYDSEENEVNHRLYLDMIEETREDAQIRIAAYQQRTIRNYNSKV; encoded by the coding sequence ATGGaggctgttaataaaatcattaagcatGCCTTGAAGGCAAATCTTAAAGAGAAGAAAGGGACATGGCCAGAGGTGCTCAGACAGGTCCTGTGGTCTTACAACATGACCCCCCGAACTACAACTAGAGAGACCCCTTTTTCTTTGGTGTATGGATGTGAAGCTATGGTGCCCATTGAAGTAGGGGCAGGATCTTTTTGGAGGGACAACTATGACTCAGAGGAAAATGAGGTCAACCATCGGCTCTATTTGGACATGATCGAAGAAACTCGGGAAGATGCTCAGATCAGGATAGCAGCATATCAACAGAGGACAATAAGGAACTACAACAGTAAGGTTTGA